A stretch of the Ornithodoros turicata isolate Travis chromosome 4, ASM3712646v1, whole genome shotgun sequence genome encodes the following:
- the LOC135392008 gene encoding charged multivesicular body protein 5-like, protein MNRLFGRTKAKEPPPSLTDCIAGVDGRAESVDKKIQRLDAELKKYKDQMAKMREGPAKNMVKQKAMRVLKQRKMYEQQRDNLMQQSFNMEQANFATQTLKDTKVTVDAMRTGVREMKREYKKVNIDDIENVQDELEDMLDQANEVQEALGRSYGMPEVDDDELEAELNALGDALDEDTSYLDAASAAPTIPTKEPGADSTVSNDGVLVDEFGLPKIPAS, encoded by the coding sequence ATGAACCGCTTGTTCGGCCGCACTAAAGCGAAAGAACCGCCGCCAAGCCTAACGGACTGTATTGCGGGCGTCGACGGGCGAGCCGAGTCTGTTGACAAGAAGATACAACGCCTCGATGCTGAGCTAAAGAAGTACAAGGACCAAATGGCCAAAATGCGCGAGGGCCCCGCGAAGAACATGGTGAAGCAGAAGGCTATGCGTGTCCTCAAACAGCGCAAAATGTACGAACAGCAGCGAGACAACCTAATGCAGCAGTCGTTCAACATGGAACAGGCGAACTTCGCAACGCAGACTCTGAAGGATACGAAAGTCACGGTGGACGCTATGAGGACGGGAGTCAGAGAAATGAAACGGGAGTACAAGAAAGTCAACATCGACGACATCGAGAATGTCCAGGATGAGTTGGAAGACATGCTGGATCAAGCTAACGAGGTGCAAGAAGCGCTGGGAAGGTCCTACGGCATGCCCGAAGTTGACGACGACGAGCTCGAGGCAGAGCTGAACGCTTTGGGCGACGCGTTGGACGAAGACACGTCGTACCTCGACGCCGCCAGTGCCGCGCCCACCATTCCCACAAAGGAACCAGGCGCGGACAGCACCGTCAGTAACGACGGTGTATTGGTCGACGAGTTCGGCCTGCCCAAGATCCCTGCTTCTTAA
- the LOC135392007 gene encoding large ribosomal subunit protein uL3-like isoform X1 has protein sequence METPKGMRSFKTVWAEHLSEECRRRFYKNWYKSKKKAFTKSSKKWQDETGKKEIDRDFKKMKKYCTSIRVLAHTQMKLMRRRQKKAHIMEIQVNGGTVGAKIKWAREHLEKQIPVTQVFAQDEMIDVIGVTKGKGFKGVTSRWHTKKLPRKTHKGLRKVACIGAWHPSRVQFTVARAGQKGYHHRTEINKKIYRIGQGIHKKDGKLVMNNASTDYDTSNKSITPMGGFPHYGEVNCDYVMVKGCIMGPKKRVITMRKSLLVHTKRTALEKINLKFIDTSSKFGHGRFQTAAEKLSFMGPLKKDRLKEEVAA, from the exons ATGGAGACCCCCAAGGGCATGCGCTCCTTCAAGACCGTCTGGGCCGAGCACCTGAGCGAGGAGTGCCGCCGTCGCTTCTACAAGAACTGGTACAAGTCCAAGAAGAAGGCCTTCACCAAGTCCAGCAAGAAGTGGCAGGACGAGACGGGCAAGAAGGAGATTGACCGGGACTTCAAGAAGATGAAGAAGTACTGCACCTCCATCCGCGTGCTCGCCCACACCCAGATGAAGCTGATGAGGCGCCGCCAGAAGAAGGCCCACATCATGGAGATCCAGGTGAACGGGGGCACCGTCGGAGCCAAGATCAAGTGGGCCCGGGAGCACCTGGAGAAGCAGATCCCGGTCACCCAGGTCTTCGCCCAGGACGAGATGATCGACGTCATCGGAGTCACCAAGGGCAAGGGCTTCAAGGGGGTCACCAGCCGTTGGCACACCAAGAAGTTGCCCCGCAAGACTCACAAGGGTCTGCGGAAG GTGGCCTGTATCGGAGCGTGGCATCCGAGCAGGGTCCAGTTCACTGTGGCCCGTGCCGGTCAGAAGGGTTACCACCACCGCACGGAGATCAACAAGAAGATCTACCGCATTGGCCAGGGGATCCACAAGAAGGACGGCAAGCTGGTGATGAACAACGCCTCCACCGACTACGACACCTCCAACAAGAGCATCACCCCCATG ggCGGTTTTCCTCACTACGGAGAGGTGAACTGCGATTACGTCATGGTCAAGGGGTGCATCATGGGACCCAAGAAGAGGGTCATCACCATGAGGAAG tcGTTGCTGGTGCACACCAAGAGGACTGCCCTGGAGAAGATCAACCTCAAGTTCATCGACACGTCGTCCAAGTTTGGTCACGGCCGCTTCCAGACCGCCGCGGAGAAGCTCAGTTTCATG GGCCCCCTCAAGAAGGACAGGCTCAAGGAAGAAGTGGCAGCTTGA